In Pseudonocardia cypriaca, a single genomic region encodes these proteins:
- a CDS encoding arylamine N-acetyltransferase family protein has protein sequence MSTAAATDTGLAAYLDRIGVASVTGPDLPSLRRIVAGHARSIAFENLDAFTGREVALDPDALSAKLVRGGRGGWCFEQNLLLRGALDAVGYRTTSLAARVLWSRPAEAPPSPRSHMLLRVDLPEGPHLVDVGFGGLTLTGVLALKPEVEQATPHETFRLLPAERSGYVVQARVGGEWRPLYWFDLTEQLVADYEVSNWYLCHHPRSHFLSGIMVARPDPDRRYALSSTSLAVHHLDGPTERRSLESPAEIREELEETFLIDTSGLPDLEAALARLFRDR, from the coding sequence ATGAGCACCGCTGCCGCGACCGACACCGGCCTCGCCGCGTACCTCGACCGGATCGGCGTTGCCAGCGTCACCGGCCCGGACCTCCCGTCGCTGCGGCGCATCGTCGCAGGCCACGCCCGGTCGATCGCGTTCGAGAACCTCGACGCGTTCACGGGGCGCGAGGTGGCCCTCGACCCGGACGCGCTCAGCGCGAAGCTCGTGCGCGGCGGCCGCGGCGGGTGGTGCTTCGAGCAGAACCTGCTGCTGCGCGGTGCCCTCGACGCCGTCGGCTACCGCACCACCAGCCTCGCCGCGCGCGTGCTGTGGAGCCGCCCGGCCGAGGCGCCGCCGAGCCCGCGCAGCCACATGCTGCTGCGCGTCGACCTGCCGGAGGGGCCGCACCTCGTCGACGTCGGCTTCGGCGGGCTCACGCTCACCGGTGTGCTCGCGCTGAAACCGGAGGTCGAGCAGGCCACCCCGCACGAGACGTTCCGGCTGCTCCCGGCCGAGCGGTCGGGGTACGTCGTGCAGGCGCGGGTGGGTGGTGAGTGGCGGCCGCTGTACTGGTTCGACCTCACCGAGCAGCTCGTCGCCGACTACGAGGTGTCCAACTGGTACCTCTGCCACCACCCGCGCTCGCATTTCCTGAGCGGGATCATGGTCGCCCGCCCCGATCCCGACCGCCGCTACGCGTTGAGCAGCACCAGCCTCGCGGTGCACCACCTCGACGGCCCCACCGAGCGTCGCAGCCTCGAGTCGCCCGCGGAGATCCGCGAGGAGCTCGAGGAGACGTTCCTGATCGACACGTCCGGCCTCCCCGACCTGGAGGCGGCGCTGGCGCGCCTGTTCCGGGACCGGTAG